The genomic interval AATTAATTAAATTTACTAATATTTATTTTAAAGGAGGACATACTATGGAGATTAATCTTATTAATTTTTTAGAAGAATTGGGTGCAAAAGGACTGTTTAAATCAAAAGTAGGGGAATTTGATGAAAAATTTAAAAGATTTGTAGATGGACTAAAAATTTCTATTGAAGAAAAGCAGGAACTAGAAACTATTTTTAATGAAGCTATTGAAACTTCAAAAAATGAATTTTTAGAAATTGGTTTTCTCTATGGTAAGGAAAAATAAAAAATATAAGGAGAGTTTATGAATGAATTAATCAAAATTGAAGTAAAAGACGGACAACAATTAGCAAGTGGTAGAGAGCTTCATAAGTTTTTGGAGATAGGTACAGAATATATGAAGTGGTTTAGTAGAATGATTAACTACGGATTTGTTGAAAATATAGATTTTATCGTAATCGTCAAAAATGACGAAGACGATACAGCCTTTGGTGGAATAAGAAAAAGTACAGATCACTTAATAAAATTGAATATGGCGAAAGAAATTTCAATGCTTCAAAGAAATGAAAAAGGTAAAGAAGCTAGAACATATTTTATCAAATGTGAGGAAGCTTGGAATAGTCCAGAAATGATATTAGCAAGAGCTAATCAAATCCAAAGTAGAATGATTGAAGATTATACTAAAAAAATTGAAGTTTTAGAAAATAAGATACAAGAAGATAAGCCAAAAGTAGAGTTTTACAATGATGTTACCGATAGCAAACATACTTGTGATATGCAGACTGTTGCAAAAGTATTAAATTTCAAAGGAGTTGGAAGAAATACATTATTTGAAATTTTAAGAAATGAAAATATCTTGCAACCAGATAATAAACCTTATCAAAAGTTTGTTGATGCTGGTTGGTTTAGATTAATTGAAACTAAATACAATGACGAAATGAGTGGAGAATTAAGAATATATTTCAAAACAGTAGTTTTTCAAAAAGGAATAGAAAAGATTTCTAATATTTTAAAAGGGCTTGGATATTTACAATTAGAAAAGTAAAAAAATATGGCTCGTATATTTACGAGCCATTGATATAAGATTGTCTACCATAAGAATGTTTGCAAGGTTTATAACCTCTAGCTTCTGCTTCTTTTCTTTCAATAGGAATAATCTTTTTTGCTCTCACTAAACCTTTACAAGTTTTAGTGGCATGATACTTCTTTCCAGTAGGTGTTATGTACACAATCTCAGCAAAAGAAATTACTGTCAAAAGCAGAAAAAAAGTTACTATAAGTTTTTTCATAAAGTCTCCCCACTTTTTAAATAAATGTATTAATTTTTGAATTGTATAGTTCATAGATTTTTCCCACCCCTCGCTTTTTAATTTATGGACTGTACTATTGAAAAATTAATAATAAAGGAGTGATTTAAATGGAAAATATTAAAAGAGAAGGATATGTCAAAATTACTATTGATTTAGCAGAAGTGGATACTAGAACTCTAATACAGGAATTATTAACTAGAAGAGAAGTAGAAGATATAGAGGTCATAAATTCTATGATTTATCAATATTTAAAAAATAGGCTTGATCCTAGAATTTTAAATAAAGCTACTCCCATTTTTTAAAACTTAATATTTTAGTATTGCTGATTTAGATAAGACAGAGTTATCGATTAAAAAATTAATAATAACTCTGTCTTCTAAAGGAATTATGTCAAATTCTTCACTTTCAAAATATTGCTTATTATTTGAAATATTTCTAAAAAAAGGTGAAAAAATAGTTATTTTATCTACAAAAACATTTTCTAAATTTAAATGAGATGGTTTATAAAAATAAATAGCCATTTCTCCAAGAAATGCTTCAATAAAAGGATTTTCTGAAAAATTTGCATTACAAGATATTAAGGTTTTATCTTTATTTACAAAATATTCATTAATAATATTAGCTTTTAGCTCAGCATTGCCTAGTGTTATATTTATTGATGTTTTATTAGAATTTAGTAAATTAATAATACTTCTCAAATAACCTGGTTTTTCCAAAATAAAATCAGAACATGTTACTAGACTTGTATTTAGTTCCATATAAATTTGTCACTCCCTCGTATGGAGTAGCTTTATCTTTTAAATTAAGGTTTTGGTTTTGGTCTTGGTTTTCCAGCATTAGCTTTTGCAAGTTTTTCATTTGTGCTCGTTAAAATCTTACCACTTTCAATACCGAAAGTAAGATTTAATTGCATATCATTAGATTTAACTTTTGCATTTCCAGTAGTATTTTTTTTATCATTGCTCATTGTTTCCCTCCATATATTCTAAAGAAATATCTACTATTTTGAAATGTAAAACAATACTTTTGTATGAACTGTAAGGTTCAACTTCATTTGGTCTATACCATTCTACATCATATAAAAATAAATGAATTATATCATCTTTATATGTATAAATTTCTAATACTCCAACATAACGATTTCCATCTTTGCATCGTATTGTTACATATTTAGTTAGATATTTTGAAAATTCATCTTTTTTATAAACTATATCAAGAAGGTTTTTTTCTTCTTCAACTATATTTGAATCAAAAAAATTAAAAATTTTATCAATAATCCTTAATTTATTTAAAATTAAAATTAAAAAAACTATACAAACTGATTTTATTATAGCACAAATAATAAATTCTTTTGTTACACCTTTATTTAAAATTTGTTTTGAATCTAGTAATTCTTTTATAAATTCAAAATTAGAGAGATAAGAAAAAATTGATAATATAATTGAATACAGCAATTTTTCTTTAAAGTCTAACTTTATTTTTGGAACAAATAAAAGAAGAAATATTGTCATACCTATTATTCCAGGTAAAAATAAAATAACTAATTTTATAAAAGAAATATCTAAGGTTTCAAACATAAACCTAACCCCCTCAATAAAAAATAATTAATCTTTAAGTAGTATGATTCATAGATTTTCCTACCCCACACTTTTAATTTATGGACTATACTACTGAAAAATTAAAAATAAAGGAGTGATTTAAATGGAACAATTATTTCAGAACAACGATTTTATCAAATTAAACAAAAAATTAAAAAATCAACTATGGAGTTTAACAATTTCTGATGAGACTTCCCTTGATGATATTAAGCAATGTTCAAAAGCTCTTCATCATTTGAGAAAGATTGGAAATTCAAACTATCCAGAGGAGAACTATATTTTAGTAACAAGTTTAATTATAAAAATTAATACAACTGAAAATTTAAGTTTTAGTGAAGTCAATGAACTCTTAATTGCAATTTTAAATTTAAGAGAATTACCTGAAATAGTTATTTAATATTCTTATAGAATTTTCATAACTTCCAGTTTCTTCAAGATTATAAGTGGAGATATAGTTATTATCTTCATCATAAAATACTTCAGTATCTATGTTTCCACTTATGCTTGAACCTAATCTTAACTCATCTAAAGATTCTAAAATATAATAATCTACTTGATTGTGACAAATAATATAAAAATCTGTCCCTAAATGACGACCTATTACAGTAAATTTCATAATAACCCCCTCAAATAAAAAATAATTAATCTTTAAGTAGTATGGTTCATAAGCAACTTTCCCAAAGTTC from Fusobacterium pseudoperiodonticum carries:
- a CDS encoding phage antirepressor KilAC domain-containing protein encodes the protein MNELIKIEVKDGQQLASGRELHKFLEIGTEYMKWFSRMINYGFVENIDFIVIVKNDEDDTAFGGIRKSTDHLIKLNMAKEISMLQRNEKGKEARTYFIKCEEAWNSPEMILARANQIQSRMIEDYTKKIEVLENKIQEDKPKVEFYNDVTDSKHTCDMQTVAKVLNFKGVGRNTLFEILRNENILQPDNKPYQKFVDAGWFRLIETKYNDEMSGELRIYFKTVVFQKGIEKISNILKGLGYLQLEK